A single genomic interval of Amblyomma americanum isolate KBUSLIRL-KWMA chromosome 11, ASM5285725v1, whole genome shotgun sequence harbors:
- the LOC144110748 gene encoding uncharacterized protein LOC144110748: protein MPTKNYSPAVMSINAVSNSFYDWTQSVPREQWDPLDAQLVRAARPYTAVERTIGYDFRDKGFLLQAFTHGSFPAGARIVPGFMRPMDFMGDALLKHMLTVHLYGCIDPLAPKALHETRQRIECNRFLGFVVAHHGMHKLLRYSSPSLSEEIVHYVRKLKDGEYPGFRAQAPPKPLADLFESLASAVYLDSDQNLATVYRSLFPLLRRQIDIELERSAAIAEEANNRSDASIE from the exons ATGCCAACGAAGAATTATTCTCCCGCAGTCATGTCCATCAACGCGGTTTCCAACAGCTTCTACGACTGGACGCAGTCCGTGCCCCGTGAGCAGTGGGACCCTCTCGACGCTCAGCTTGTGCGGGCGGCGAGGCCGTACACAGCGGTCGAGCGGACCATAGGCTACGATTTTCGTGACAAG GGATTCCTGCTCCAGGCTTTCACCCACGGCTCATTTCCTGCTGGAGCACGCATTGTCCCGGGATTCATGCGGCCTATGGACTTCATGGGGGATGCCCTGCTCAAGCACATGCTCACGGTGCACCTGTACGGCTGCATCGACCCCCTGGCGCCGAAGGCCTTGCACGAGACTCGCCAGCGGATCGAATGCAACCGCTTCCTGGGATTTGTAGTGGCGCACCACGGGATGCATAAGCTCCTGCGATACTCGTCGCCCTCACTCAGTGAGGAGATCGTCCACTACGTGAGGAAGCTCAAAGATGGG GAGTACCCGGGATTCAGGGCACAGGCCCCTCCGAAGCCGCTTGCCGATTTATTCGAGTCCCTGGCCTCCGCTGTGTACCTGGACTCGGACCAGAACCTGGCCACCGTGTACCGCTCCCTCTTCCCGCTGCTGCGGCGGCAGATCGACATCGAGTTGGAGCGCAGCGCTGCCATCGCGGAGGAGGCGAACAACCGCAGCGACGCTTCGATCGAGTGA